The region AAACCTTTGCAAGGTATGGGAGTAAAGTCTGAAAATTGCTCAGACCTTCTGCTTTCTTCTATGATAATTCCAGAATATGAATCCATGTTACTCAGACTGGGTTGGTAATTCGGTTGCAAAATTAACTAAATAGAGATACCCATCCCACAGAAGCGGGATGGATATTAGTATACATATTGGGGCAAACAACTGGAACTGTCATTCTTGTGTACTGCGAACTGTCCAGATTCTCAGTCCGAACTAAGCGTAGTTGCTACCTCTTTATGTCTGCCGCCATTACTAACGGCATTGCAAATATAGGCATTTTAAAAGAAATTTTCATGCGAAAGAGAATCTTTTAGTATTCTTTAAACTTTTACGATGCTTTTTGTTTGTATTTTAGTTCAAGCTCATATCCTGCAAATTTACGCCTTATTATATATGAGGGTGTGTCATAAGTCTGTGACGCACCCTTTTTTTTGTGTGTTTCTGTATCTTCTAGTTGAATCGTAGTCTTTCTTCACAAAGGGAATCTTATTATATTGTATAGAAACTTTACTTTTCTTGTTTTATCGATAACAAAACAGCCCCAAAGCTCACAAAAGGGCATAGTTATCCCTGACGATAAAAAAAACAAAATTGAGTTTTATCGTTTTATACCCAAATATTTCTTCAAATTGAATCCCATTCCGAACAATCCTAGATCCATGTAAACCTTGTCCATTCCAAAATGCCTGAATCGCTTATAATGCATATCTGCCTTCATCTGCCCAAATACAGCTTCCGGCTCTATCGGTCGCTGGCTTCTGTGTTTCAAGCCCTCTTGAGACGTTAGTAGCAGGAAGGCTTCCTTTTTATATGCATTCAGTTTATGGTTGACATATATGGTTCTGTTGCCTTTGGATTTCTTGCAGAGACTTCCAAGCGGACATCCATCACATCGTTGTGCTCTATATAATGTAATGACAGACACATAGCCGGAGTCACTTTTCGTTTGCCGTTGTCCACAAGGTTCCATGTGTTGTCCCATGGGGCAGACATAATAGTCATCATCCCTGTTGTAGTAGAAGTTCGCTTGGTTGAAGGCATCCTCCTTGAAAGGCTTATGCTGTTCCTTGTGAAACCAGTTGTACTTTACATAACCCATCATCTCTTCCATCTCTAGGTACTCGTAGTTCTCCTCCGAGCCATATCCTGAGTCTGCGGTGACGCTCTTGGATTGCTTTCCATATCTTTTCTTGTACTTATCCAAAAAAGGCTTGAAGGTCAGGGTGTCTGTTGGATTGGGATAAAGGGCGAAATTCGTCCAATATTGATTCTCTGTCGCAATTTGAAGGTTATAGGCAGGCTTTGTCTGCCCATTGTTCATGGCATCTTCCTTGAGGCGCATGAAGGTCGCATCGGGATCAGTCTTGGAGTAACTGTTTCTCTCGCCCAGTATATCCAGTGATTTTTCATACTCGCCCAGTTTGTCCGAGGCTTTGAACAAGTGATCTATCTGAGTATTTAGCTTTTGCTTCTCTCTTCCTGTAAGCTTTGCCTTAGGAAGGTTCTTCACTTGCCTCTCACACAAACGTGCACTTCTCTCTACATCCTTGGCGGAAGTGGCTGGCTCGCTGTCTTCTTCCTTAATGGCACTCCCGCCATTCAGGCGAATTTGTTCTTTTATCTGAGCCAATGCAGCAGAGGTCTTTTCCAAGAGCTTAGCCCTGTTCTTTTCCACAGTCTTCTTCCATACAAACGTGTACTTGTTTGCTTTCGACTCTATCTTAGTACCATCAACATATTGTTCCTCCAGACTAATCACGCCCTTTTCAACCAATATGGAGACGACTGCATCAAAATAAAAGTCGATGCATTTAATCATATGATTGGATCTAAAGCGGTTGATTGTTGCGAAAGATAGTTGCTTACCTCCACAAATCCACATATAGCGAACATCGTATTTAAGTGCGTCCGCTATGCCACGACAGGAATAAACGCCATTGATATAGGCAAAAACAACTAAACTTAGAAGCATCTTCGGACTGTAAGGAGGAGCACCAATCCCATCATAGGTATCCATGAGAGGGTTGATGTCCATACTGCGAACAATACGATCCACCATACGAACTTTGCTGTCTTTTGGCACATAATCATCGAAAGAGTTAGGAAAAAAGCTCAATTCGTGCCGAGTTTCAGATTTTATTTGTATCTTTGCCATACTTTAAGAAGTTTTCTGCAAAAATACAAATCTTTTGCGGAAAGGCAAAGCCCGAGCTTGTGAAAGTTTGGGCTTTGTTGTAAATAAAAATGTTTTTTAAAGATTTCGTATCTGTGAAAAGGCAAAAAATAAAAAGGGGTGCGTCACAGACTTATGACACACCCTCTTATTATATATAGGGAACCGGTTGCCGCAAATCCACTCTCTTTTCTCTTGTGAAATGTGGAAGCCCACCCCTTTTAATGTCCGTTTTCAAAAGTGAAACTGTCCCCATGAGACAGGAATGGAAGATACCTTAGCTATTCTATGTTTATCATTTTCGCCAATTGCAGAAAGTATTCGTTGGACCAGATAGTCATATCTTTTGGATTCTTTATAAACGGCATCACATCTACTTTTACCTGTTTGATGTCTGCTGATCTCAATCTTTGCTCCAAGTCGGCAATGAATTCTTCTTTTGATTTCTCGCATCCGTTAAATTCTTTGATTCTTTCCTGTAGATGTTTGAAATCTAAAGGAATTCTATTCCGGATGTACCATTCGAAATCATACCAATCGCGTCCTTTTACCCGGTTTTTCCATGCTCGATAAACTAATGCGTGCATTTTGCCGGCAAATAAGTCGGGAAGGGTAAAGCATCTTGTCATGAAAGAACGAGGCTCTATCAGAAGTTTTTGCTCCGTAGAAAA is a window of Segatella copri DNA encoding:
- a CDS encoding IS1182 family transposase; its protein translation is MAKIQIKSETRHELSFFPNSFDDYVPKDSKVRMVDRIVRSMDINPLMDTYDGIGAPPYSPKMLLSLVVFAYINGVYSCRGIADALKYDVRYMWICGGKQLSFATINRFRSNHMIKCIDFYFDAVVSILVEKGVISLEEQYVDGTKIESKANKYTFVWKKTVEKNRAKLLEKTSAALAQIKEQIRLNGGSAIKEEDSEPATSAKDVERSARLCERQVKNLPKAKLTGREKQKLNTQIDHLFKASDKLGEYEKSLDILGERNSYSKTDPDATFMRLKEDAMNNGQTKPAYNLQIATENQYWTNFALYPNPTDTLTFKPFLDKYKKRYGKQSKSVTADSGYGSEENYEYLEMEEMMGYVKYNWFHKEQHKPFKEDAFNQANFYYNRDDDYYVCPMGQHMEPCGQRQTKSDSGYVSVITLYRAQRCDGCPLGSLCKKSKGNRTIYVNHKLNAYKKEAFLLLTSQEGLKHRSQRPIEPEAVFGQMKADMHYKRFRHFGMDKVYMDLGLFGMGFNLKKYLGIKR